In Patescibacteria group bacterium, one DNA window encodes the following:
- the dnaG gene encoding DNA primase, whose amino-acid sequence MFSPVDDIKSRLDIVDIIQEYVPLKMAGANLKGLCPFHHEKTPSFMVHRGRQMWHCFGCNLGGDMFTFIQKIENIEFPEALEILAKKANVELKREDPQLKSERQRMRELLSASAQWFAVQLQTARGAEALRYLKETRGLIPDTLEEWLLGYAPQGWEELTRFLRAKGYRDQEMVNAGMALPGRERGVYDRFRDRIMFPLRDHHGAIVGFTGRQLKENKEEGGKYVNTPETLLYHKRAVLFGLDKAKQDIRAQGFALVVEGQMDVTSLWQAGIRNTIASSGTSFNLEELQLILLKRVTDTLVLCFDVDAGGKGAALRGLELAWAAGFTVKLARLPKNKGKDPDEVVRKDKEAFIGAVNASQPILEYLFTQARLEHPGDTVQDKKAVAGALLPYLLKLADPIERDHYVKRMSEELRVSEQALREALAKAVSSSQGTRAAAAPVKEAVPFLPAQSLTERMLSLLLTTPPMIPHAVQIIAHEYVPEPHQALYKMLTSWYSESRIHTSEHLIATIEASLPELHRNVQILATRGDLEYQGRSDSELLQEITHLARSLKRLVLKERVEALSRIIREREQKNLPTTAAKDTAELDALSREFTVLTQALAELEF is encoded by the coding sequence ATGTTCTCTCCTGTCGATGACATCAAATCGCGGCTGGATATCGTGGATATTATCCAAGAATACGTGCCGCTGAAGATGGCAGGTGCAAACCTCAAAGGTTTGTGCCCGTTTCATCATGAAAAAACCCCTTCATTCATGGTGCACCGGGGAAGGCAGATGTGGCATTGTTTCGGGTGTAATCTTGGGGGAGACATGTTTACGTTTATCCAGAAGATCGAGAATATTGAATTTCCGGAAGCGTTGGAGATCCTCGCGAAAAAAGCGAATGTTGAATTGAAACGGGAGGATCCGCAGCTTAAGAGTGAGCGGCAGAGGATGAGGGAGCTCCTTTCCGCGTCCGCGCAGTGGTTTGCGGTTCAGCTGCAGACCGCGCGAGGCGCAGAAGCCCTGCGTTATTTAAAAGAAACACGCGGTCTTATCCCTGACACGCTCGAGGAATGGCTCTTAGGCTACGCGCCGCAGGGTTGGGAAGAGCTCACGCGCTTTTTGCGCGCGAAAGGATATCGCGACCAGGAGATGGTAAACGCGGGTATGGCCTTGCCGGGGAGAGAGCGCGGTGTCTACGACCGTTTCCGCGACAGGATTATGTTTCCTCTGCGGGACCACCATGGCGCCATCGTTGGGTTTACCGGCAGGCAGCTCAAAGAAAATAAGGAGGAAGGGGGCAAGTACGTGAACACGCCCGAAACCCTGCTGTATCACAAACGTGCGGTACTTTTCGGTCTCGATAAAGCCAAACAGGACATACGCGCACAAGGGTTTGCGCTGGTGGTGGAGGGGCAAATGGATGTTACTTCCTTATGGCAGGCGGGTATCCGCAATACCATAGCCTCGTCAGGAACTTCATTTAATCTCGAGGAGCTGCAACTCATCCTTCTCAAGCGCGTCACGGACACGCTCGTGTTGTGTTTCGATGTCGATGCGGGCGGAAAAGGCGCGGCGCTGCGCGGGCTCGAACTCGCCTGGGCAGCCGGCTTCACGGTAAAATTAGCCCGATTGCCTAAGAATAAAGGCAAAGACCCTGATGAAGTGGTGCGGAAAGACAAGGAAGCGTTTATCGGGGCGGTTAATGCAAGCCAGCCGATCCTTGAATATTTATTTACGCAAGCCCGCCTAGAGCATCCTGGAGATACCGTACAGGATAAAAAGGCGGTTGCCGGCGCACTGCTTCCTTACCTTCTCAAGCTCGCGGACCCGATTGAGCGCGACCATTATGTAAAGCGCATGTCTGAAGAACTGCGTGTGTCAGAACAGGCATTGCGCGAAGCGCTTGCCAAAGCTGTCTCCTCATCGCAGGGCACGCGCGCCGCCGCGGCGCCCGTGAAGGAAGCAGTGCCCTTTCTTCCTGCGCAGAGTTTGACGGAGCGCATGCTTTCGCTTTTGCTCACTACGCCTCCCATGATACCGCATGCGGTCCAGATCATTGCCCATGAGTATGTGCCGGAGCCGCATCAGGCGCTTTACAAGATGCTCACTTCTTGGTACAGTGAGTCAAGAATCCACACCAGCGAACATCTCATTGCGACGATTGAAGCGTCTCTACCAGAGCTTCACAGAAACGTCCAAATCCTCGCCACCCGCGGGGACCTCGAGTATCAAGGAAGAAGCGATTCGGAGCTTCTCCAAGAAATCACTCATCTGGCACGGTCGCTGAAGCGGCTCGTGCTGAAAGAGCGTGTGGAAGCGCTCTCGCGGATTATCCGGGAGCGCGAACAAAAAAATTTGCCTACAACGGCAGCTAAGGACACTGCCGAGCTTGACGCGCTGAGCAGGGAATTCACCGTGCTCACGCAAGCGCTTGCCGAGCTTGAATTTTGA
- a CDS encoding sigma-70 family RNA polymerase sigma factor, protein MKHPSRTKMKHQKRLIRRPKHRAFRARMQRNVPVRKPRAAAEAPRVDLKPDIAQVVMKARSRGFVTEMELLYAFPRLEEYLDLFEETIDQLEHAGIQVIERDLGILAKPEERQKILREVGLSADQKRLDLSDISSDSIQMYLREIGKVPLLVQEEELNLAKRKERGEREATKRLVEANLRLVVSIAKKFVGRGGLTLLDLIQEGNIGLFRAVEKFDYRKGYKFSTYATWWIRQAITRALADQSRTIRIPVHMVETINKFQQVERQLIQDLGREPLPEEIAAEMGEEVAKIRHIIQISQDTVSLETSVGDEGEDESKLGDFIEDVKTVTPSQAAALQLLRDHVRQIISGLSPREQKILEMRFGLVDGIAHTLEEVGQEFGVTRERIRQIEAKALEKIEAHAGMAKLKDY, encoded by the coding sequence ATGAAACATCCTTCACGCACAAAGATGAAACACCAAAAGAGGCTCATCCGCAGGCCCAAGCACCGCGCGTTCCGTGCACGGATGCAAAGGAATGTGCCGGTCCGCAAGCCGCGCGCTGCGGCAGAGGCGCCGCGCGTAGATCTTAAACCGGACATAGCGCAGGTGGTCATGAAAGCGCGGTCCCGCGGTTTCGTGACTGAAATGGAGCTCCTGTACGCCTTTCCCCGGCTTGAGGAATACCTTGACCTATTTGAGGAGACGATTGACCAGCTTGAACATGCAGGCATCCAGGTGATTGAAAGGGATTTAGGGATACTCGCGAAGCCTGAGGAGCGCCAAAAGATCCTGCGCGAAGTAGGGCTCTCTGCCGACCAGAAGCGGCTTGACCTTTCCGACATTTCTTCTGATTCGATCCAGATGTACCTTCGGGAGATAGGGAAAGTGCCGCTCCTTGTCCAGGAAGAGGAACTGAACCTTGCCAAGAGGAAAGAGCGGGGCGAACGGGAAGCGACCAAGCGGCTCGTCGAAGCGAATCTTCGGCTCGTGGTATCCATTGCGAAAAAATTCGTGGGGCGCGGGGGCTTAACACTTCTTGATCTTATTCAGGAGGGGAATATCGGGCTTTTTAGGGCGGTTGAAAAATTTGATTACCGCAAGGGCTATAAATTCTCCACCTATGCCACGTGGTGGATCCGGCAGGCTATCACCAGGGCCTTGGCAGACCAGTCGCGCACGATCCGTATTCCCGTGCACATGGTGGAGACTATAAATAAGTTCCAGCAAGTGGAGCGGCAGCTCATCCAGGATCTTGGAAGAGAGCCGCTCCCTGAAGAGATCGCCGCGGAAATGGGCGAAGAGGTCGCCAAAATCCGCCACATCATCCAGATATCGCAGGATACCGTGTCGCTCGAGACCTCGGTGGGGGATGAAGGGGAGGATGAATCAAAGCTCGGCGATTTCATAGAGGATGTCAAAACCGTCACCCCTTCCCAGGCGGCCGCCCTGCAGCTCCTGCGCGACCACGTGCGGCAAATTATTTCAGGGCTCTCGCCGCGCGAACAGAAGATCCTGGAAATGCGCTTCGGCCTGGTGGACGGCATCGCGCACACTCTGGAAGAAGTGGGGCAGGAGTTCGGCGTGACAAGGGAGCGCATTCGGCAGATCGAAGCGAAGGCTTTGGAAAAAATCGAGGCGCACGCCGGTATGGCAAAATTGAAGGATTACTAA
- a CDS encoding DUF5674 family protein — translation MQIVNDHITIAELRDMAKGFYGNLVKAVVDIEKRIMAVGGDLHADEEAFMLQNGSAQKDLWGINLQPEAEGEEWIEFDSMINIRPWQDNRSRGVDNAELQKKICEVVRDLVKL, via the coding sequence ATGCAAATTGTGAACGATCATATTACTATCGCAGAGCTCCGGGATATGGCGAAGGGTTTCTATGGAAATTTGGTGAAGGCAGTGGTGGATATTGAGAAGAGAATTATGGCGGTGGGGGGAGATTTGCATGCGGATGAGGAAGCGTTCATGTTACAAAACGGTTCAGCGCAAAAAGATCTGTGGGGCATCAATTTGCAACCTGAGGCGGAGGGAGAGGAATGGATAGAATTTGACTCGATGATTAATATACGCCCCTGGCAGGATAACCGGAGCCGCGGGGTTGATAACGCTGAACTGCAAAAAAAAATATGTGAGGTGGTGCGGGATTTAGTGAAATTATGA
- a CDS encoding alpha/beta hydrolase, which yields MHFSILKRISLLLIGTVTAWAIASILPNPVDPARAFFPAHPPTLAFSPAEGFDGTDAINLDTAPANTPLTFSMVYTHPDNHPPVIAAPVLTRHDFIPAALAHDDDETEEAIKLFVSTTESYPFFFTELRLHRDTAPDPVFPLLHNGDYTDGEQFTVTVPAGFPYAANYEYYFQATDGEHWRYLGQPWVDGPFTFTLTPALPSNHAPILSFSAESGYGTDGINPDKGTADVTPLVFKIIYTDADNDPPPYVAISRDDGTGAILSFLQPDTAETIPISLRDGNYTNGEQYVRTDTFPKGHYQYHFETSDGEESSRLPATGELTFETGYSNVAFLPGIQGSRLYKKEIFENQLWEPNRNFDVEKLYTSSTTGESLDKSIYTRDIIDEANIIPDPTGVLQANFYEKFKKFMDELADDDDGIINEWKALPYDWRLDFEHLIRSGIVDGENVNYNSGVTETPYLLEEIKKLIVSSKSGNVTIITHSMGGLIAKTLLTQIANENHPYHDLYNHIDRLVMVAPPQLGTPKAIEALLHAESAQLPFDDIGFLMDEERAREAAENMISAYDLLPSEKYFDIVHTPVINFDESVSKLGALVNRAGAHISSSEELYKFLLGDEGTRQEPDKEDAEYPNVLKPHLLSRAIATHNDTLDIWSPPPHMQVVQVAGWGVKTISHITYSCGLFCASLSSLDKTVKPMTIQGDGTVVLPSALMMEGVDRYYVNIRKHNKENLRLRKNRDHGSIFEIDDLQEFIVNIIQGKEHPEEGENTKHITVTEPTQGSSDTTIDFTLHSPVDIHLYDALGSHTGLIENSDPDSDIRLYEKTIPNSYYMESGEVKYAGADGSEPIRVVLKGTDLGTFTLEIDEARGDTLVASTAIRNIPVAEHTIATLTVQTTDTGLTPINLNMDIDGNGTNDITVTPDTADNAGVSLVILKKIVQTLDIQKGLKKALIAQIEAAEKVVKKGFPKVASQILKTMTTQLTHFPTFLISPEDATRLIKIIDEIRGRLVQ from the coding sequence ATGCACTTCTCAATTCTCAAACGCATTTCCTTACTTCTCATAGGCACTGTTACGGCCTGGGCGATTGCTTCCATTCTTCCCAATCCGGTCGATCCGGCAAGGGCGTTTTTTCCTGCGCACCCTCCCACGCTCGCCTTCTCTCCCGCCGAAGGGTTTGACGGTACGGACGCAATTAATCTTGACACCGCGCCTGCCAATACCCCGCTCACCTTTTCCATGGTTTACACCCATCCGGACAACCATCCTCCGGTCATCGCAGCGCCCGTACTGACGCGCCACGATTTCATCCCTGCCGCGCTCGCGCATGACGACGATGAAACGGAAGAAGCGATCAAACTATTCGTCAGCACCACCGAAAGTTACCCATTTTTCTTTACTGAACTGCGCCTGCACCGCGACACCGCTCCCGATCCCGTTTTCCCTCTCCTCCACAATGGAGATTATACGGACGGCGAGCAATTTACCGTAACCGTACCAGCGGGATTTCCGTACGCCGCTAACTACGAATACTATTTCCAAGCCACGGACGGTGAACACTGGCGGTATCTTGGCCAACCATGGGTGGATGGCCCCTTCACCTTTACCCTCACCCCCGCGCTCCCCTCGAATCACGCGCCCATCCTTTCATTCTCTGCCGAGAGCGGTTATGGAACCGACGGTATCAATCCGGACAAGGGCACGGCGGATGTTACCCCGCTCGTATTTAAGATAATTTACACCGACGCCGACAATGATCCGCCGCCGTATGTGGCAATCTCCAGAGACGACGGCACCGGAGCCATCCTTAGCTTCCTGCAGCCTGACACTGCCGAAACCATACCTATCTCGCTGCGCGATGGCAATTACACCAACGGAGAACAATACGTCCGCACCGATACCTTCCCCAAAGGGCATTACCAATACCATTTTGAAACCAGCGACGGCGAGGAGTCATCGCGATTACCCGCAACCGGAGAACTCACATTCGAAACAGGCTACTCGAATGTGGCGTTTCTTCCTGGTATTCAAGGTAGCAGACTCTACAAAAAAGAAATTTTCGAAAATCAACTGTGGGAACCAAATCGAAATTTTGACGTGGAAAAATTATATACATCTTCTACCACAGGAGAAAGTCTGGATAAAAGTATTTATACCCGCGACATCATTGACGAAGCCAATATTATTCCAGACCCGACCGGAGTATTGCAGGCAAATTTCTATGAAAAATTTAAAAAGTTCATGGATGAATTAGCAGATGACGATGACGGAATCATCAACGAGTGGAAAGCCCTTCCCTACGATTGGCGCCTTGATTTCGAACACCTCATACGAAGCGGTATCGTGGACGGAGAAAATGTCAATTACAACAGTGGAGTCACTGAAACGCCCTATCTCCTCGAAGAGATAAAAAAACTTATTGTATCTTCGAAAAGCGGCAATGTCACCATTATTACGCATAGCATGGGCGGCTTGATCGCTAAAACGCTTCTGACTCAGATTGCAAACGAAAATCACCCTTACCACGATCTTTACAATCATATTGACCGTCTCGTCATGGTTGCTCCGCCACAGCTAGGCACGCCGAAAGCGATTGAGGCGCTTCTGCACGCCGAGTCTGCGCAGCTGCCTTTTGATGATATCGGTTTCCTCATGGACGAAGAACGTGCGCGCGAGGCCGCGGAAAACATGATAAGCGCGTATGATCTTCTGCCGTCAGAAAAGTATTTCGACATCGTGCATACGCCAGTCATCAACTTCGATGAAAGTGTCAGCAAACTTGGTGCGCTTGTGAATCGCGCGGGTGCACATATTTCCTCTTCTGAAGAACTTTACAAATTCCTCTTAGGCGATGAAGGAACGCGACAAGAACCTGACAAGGAAGATGCCGAATACCCCAACGTGCTCAAACCGCACCTTCTCTCGCGGGCTATAGCCACGCATAACGACACGCTCGATATATGGTCGCCGCCCCCGCACATGCAGGTAGTGCAAGTTGCCGGATGGGGTGTTAAGACGATTTCGCATATCACGTATTCATGCGGTCTCTTCTGCGCTTCTCTCAGTTCGCTCGATAAAACAGTCAAACCGATGACTATACAAGGCGATGGAACGGTCGTGCTGCCCAGCGCGCTCATGATGGAGGGAGTGGATCGGTATTATGTGAATATAAGAAAACATAATAAAGAGAATCTTCGACTTAGAAAAAATCGAGATCACGGCAGCATCTTCGAAATAGATGATCTGCAGGAGTTCATTGTCAATATCATCCAGGGGAAAGAACACCCTGAAGAAGGAGAGAACACTAAACACATCACCGTAACAGAGCCGACACAGGGATCCTCAGACACAACCATAGATTTCACCCTGCATTCGCCAGTTGACATTCATCTCTACGATGCGTTGGGCAGCCATACGGGCTTGATAGAAAATTCTGATCCCGATTCAGATATCCGGCTCTATGAAAAGACGATACCGAACAGCTACTACATGGAGTCCGGTGAAGTGAAATACGCTGGGGCGGACGGAAGCGAACCGATTCGCGTCGTCCTGAAAGGCACGGATCTTGGCACCTTTACGCTCGAAATTGACGAAGCGCGCGGTGATACACTTGTCGCCTCTACGGCCATCAGAAATATCCCGGTTGCCGAACACACCATAGCGACACTCACGGTACAAACAACAGATACTGGACTAACGCCCATTAATTTGAATATGGACATTGATGGGAACGGAACGAATGATATAACGGTGACTCCTGATACAGCCGACAACGCGGGGGTGTCGTTGGTAATATTGAAAAAGATAGTTCAGACTCTTGATATCCAAAAGGGTCTCAAAAAAGCGCTGATCGCACAGATAGAAGCTGCGGAAAAGGTCGTCAAGAAAGGGTTTCCCAAGGTGGCGAGCC